The DNA sequence atgtttttacctgtgatttaaatatactttttattacatgtataattgtttgtAATTTCAGAGAATCGCTACGCTACGCTACGCTAGAGAATAAAATTGTAAAGTGAATCAGCGCATACTCGTTTTTTTACTGTGGTATCCAAGTTCCCGAACAATTCTCGATTTACGGTGTATGTTGTGTAAACGAAGAAGATGGCTACCGGAAATGAATCCATGCCGACGCACGAGGGAGTTGACAGCGCAAAACGTGCGCGCACAGCCCATTTGTCACAGATGACGAAATTATACAATGAAATAGAACGACACATGATCTCGCACGACAATGAAGAAACTGTAAAATATGTGAGCGATTTGAACAATTTAAAGCTGCTCATTTACGGTGTTTGGATGTGTGCTCAGACTCTGAAGTTGTATCTAAATTAGAAATGAACTATGAAAGCTGTTATAAGAACTTTGTTGAATTCCGGGAAAGATTTTCACAGTGGATTTCTTCTGAGAAAACGCCTGATGATAATAATGACGCCTGTTCTTCAGTCAGCCATGTTAGTTCATCTTCAACAGTGTCCTCGCGCTCCAGGTTAAGAAGCGCGAAAGCTAAACGTTTAATTGcggaacataaaattaaaatgttaaataaaaagcAAGAATTAGAGCGCGCACGCGTAGAACTACAAATGAAACAACAATTACTAGATCAACAGTCTGAACTTGAAGAAGCGCAATTAGAAGAATCAGTATGGCAACAAGCTGTACAGGAAGAGAATGGAGTGAACTTAGAAGTCCAGTCTCAGACAACAGTACAACATTCTACTTCCGGTGAAACAACTTCCGTTACTGGAAATGTGACAGGTACAGACAGTGATTATATTCTTCCGCCTAAAACCCATACGACAGCAAGTACGTCTTCTACCGGAAggaatataaattataatgataTGTGTAGCAGTGCACGTGATCACGGGCATAATCAAGATGAGGCTAAGAGTGCGCATTCTATAAACAATATGAACTCCGAGGTTAGTGTTTCTACAATAGACATAGCGTTCCAGAAACTTGCATCTACACTTCAGGAAGGGTTCAATCTTCCGAAACCGGAATTACTGACATTTAGCGGCAAGCCAACTGAATATTGTAAGTTCGTCAAAAACTTCGAAACTAATATCGAAAGTAAAATTACCGATGATAGACTTAGGTTGAGCTATTTAATACAGTACTGTTACGGTGAAGCAAAGTGTTGTATTGAAGATTGTGTTTTGTTGGAACCCAGTGAAGGATACAGGCGCGCACGTGACATCTTGTTCTCACGTTATGGAAGGCCGCACGTGATCGCTAGAACATATATTGAAAAGTTGGTATACGGTCCACAGATAGCAGCATCTGATACAGACGGACTATCAAAATTAGCATTAGAAATGCAAAGGTGTGAAATAACTTTATCGCAACTAGGATATAATTCGGATGTAGATAATTCTGAAAACTTGAGGCGAATTGTGAAACGGTTGCCTATGCATCTGAGAGTGAAATGGGTTGATACAGCACACGTAATTAACGAATCTGGAAGAGAAGTACATTTTACCGACTTAGTGAAATTCGTTGATGAGAAATCACGTGTTGCCAGTTCAATGTATGGAATCGATCTCATTAAAGAAAATCGAACAGCGAAGTCAACTTCCGGTAAACCGCACGGTACAAAGCCTGTAAAAGATGTAACTACATTGACCACACACAGTAATACTGatcaaagaagaaatgaaagaaagtgccgttgttgccatggtaactgcCTGGATGTATCTGTATGTAGCAAATTTAAATCGATGAGTCTAAATGAGAGAAAAGAACTGGTGCGAAAATTCAAGTTGTGTTACAACTGTTTGAAAGGCAACCATTCATCTAGCAACTGCAGAAAACCAAAGTCATGTACGGTACCGGTTGCGAACTGAAACATAATATGTTGTTACATAGTTGGAGCAGACCCAATCATGAATCTTCGGCGTCACAAGCTGTGACTTGTGCATCTGTGAAGAACTCAAATGTGAAGAACTGTTTAGGAATTATACCAGTTACTGTGAATGCCAAAAATGGAAATTCCTGTCAAACATACGCTCTGTTAGATGACGGTGCAGATAAAACCTTATGTGATGAGAGGTTGTTACAGTCTTTGAACGTCACAAGTAAACCTGTTACATTCAATATTTCAACGGTAAACTCAACAAGTAGTACCATTCACGGACAGGAAATAGATCTTACTGTAATGGCGGTGGACGAAAACAGAAATGAAGAAGTGCCACTTTCCAAGGTGTGGTCAGTGAAGGAGCTTCCAATCTCAACAAGATCCGCAGCAGTAAATGTTGACTTAAAGAAATTACCCTACTTATCAGATATAGATATACCCCAAATTGACACAAACAATGTTATGCTACTGATCGGTACAGATTCTCCAGCTGCACATATTC is a window from the Mercenaria mercenaria strain notata chromosome 7, MADL_Memer_1, whole genome shotgun sequence genome containing:
- the LOC128558313 gene encoding uncharacterized protein LOC128558313, translated to MNYESCYKNFVEFRERFSQWISSEKTPDDNNDACSSVSHVSSSSTVSSRSRLRSAKAKRLIAEHKIKMLNKKQELERARVELQMKQQLLDQQSELEEAQLEESVWQQAVQEENGVNLEVQSQTTVQHSTSGETTSVTGNVTGTDSDYILPPKTHTTASTSSTGRNINYNDMCSSARDHGHNQDEAKSAHSINNMNSEVSVSTIDIAFQKLASTLQEGFNLPKPELLTFSGKPTEYCKFVKNFETNIESKITDDRLRLSYLIQYCYGEAKCCIEDCVLLEPSEGYRRARDILFSRYGRPHVIARTYIEKLVYGPQIAASDTDGLSKLALEMQRCEITLSQLGYNSDVDNSENLRRIVKRLPMHLRVKWVDTAHVINESGREVHFTDLVKFVDEKSRVASSMYGIDLIKENRTAKSTSGKPHGTKPVKDVTTLTTHSNTDQRRNERKCRCCHGNCLDVSVCSKFKSMSLNERKELVRKFKLCYNCLKGNHSSSNCRKPKSCTVPVAN